The following coding sequences are from one Seonamhaeicola sp. ML3 window:
- the panD gene encoding aspartate 1-decarboxylase: MQIHVVKSKIHRVKCTGADLNYIGSITIDEDLMDAANIIQGEKVQIVNNDNGERLETYCIPGPRKSGEITLNGAAARKVSVGDTLILITYAMMDIEEAKVFKPSLVFPDEATNLLK; this comes from the coding sequence ATGCAAATTCACGTTGTAAAATCGAAAATTCATAGGGTTAAATGCACAGGTGCAGACCTTAACTATATTGGTAGTATTACTATTGATGAAGATTTAATGGACGCCGCTAACATCATTCAAGGTGAAAAGGTTCAAATTGTAAATAATGACAATGGTGAACGTTTAGAAACCTATTGTATCCCCGGACCACGAAAAAGTGGAGAAATCACGCTTAATGGTGCCGCTGCTAGAAAGGTTTCTGTAGGCGATACACTCATTTTAATTACCTATGCCATGATGGATATAGAAGAGGCTAAAGTTTTTAAACCATCTTTAGTATTTCCAGACGAAGCCACAAACTTATTAAAGTAG
- the panC gene encoding pantoate--beta-alanine ligase, translating into MEVYSEKKQISKAISLLKSKKGSVGLVPTMGALHRGHLALVERALENNSHVVVSVFVNPTQFDNEDDLEKYPRTLDEDVALLSTLSKERILVYAPTVDDIYEGNTVSEKFDFDGLEFEMEGRFRNGHFDGVGTIVKRLFEIITPNNAYFGEKDFQQLQIIKKLVEKCHIPVNIIGFPIYRESTGLAMSSRNTRLKPEYLEVSPFIHKTLIAAKKRFGTESANKVTEWVKNQFYNHDLLDLEYFIIADTETLKPTKRKSSKKTYRAFIAVYAGDIRLIDNIALN; encoded by the coding sequence GTGGAGGTTTACTCAGAAAAAAAGCAAATATCAAAAGCAATATCGCTTCTAAAATCAAAAAAAGGGTCGGTAGGTTTAGTGCCTACTATGGGAGCATTGCACCGAGGGCATTTGGCATTGGTCGAACGTGCTTTAGAAAACAATAGTCACGTTGTTGTAAGCGTTTTTGTAAATCCTACTCAATTTGATAATGAAGATGATTTAGAAAAATATCCAAGAACTCTAGATGAGGATGTTGCGCTTTTAAGTACGCTATCAAAGGAAAGAATTCTTGTTTATGCTCCTACTGTTGATGATATTTATGAAGGTAACACGGTTTCGGAAAAATTTGATTTTGATGGACTAGAGTTCGAAATGGAAGGAAGATTCCGCAATGGCCATTTTGATGGTGTTGGAACTATTGTAAAGCGTTTATTTGAAATCATAACGCCAAATAATGCCTATTTTGGGGAAAAAGATTTTCAACAATTGCAAATCATAAAAAAGCTTGTAGAGAAGTGTCATATCCCTGTGAACATTATTGGTTTCCCCATATACAGAGAATCTACAGGATTGGCTATGAGTTCTCGAAACACCAGATTAAAACCAGAGTATCTAGAGGTGTCTCCATTCATACATAAAACTTTAATAGCTGCTAAAAAAAGATTTGGCACAGAAAGTGCTAATAAAGTTACGGAATGGGTTAAAAATCAGTTTTATAACCATGATTTGTTAGATCTTGAGTATTTTATTATTGCCGATACAGAAACCCTGAAACCAACAAAAAGAAAATCCAGTAAAAAAACATACAGAGCCTTTATAGCTGTGTATGCAGGTGATATTAGATTGATAGATAATATCGCTTTAAATTAA
- a CDS encoding lysylphosphatidylglycerol synthase transmembrane domain-containing protein yields the protein MNSKIKRILKIILPLFLGVFLVWYSLSKVSIEELLVYLKQSNYWWIILGMFLGLLSHLSRAYRWRFQLEPMGHNIKLGNSIMAVFATYLINYTIPRAGEVARASILTNYENVPFEKGFGTIVAERIADLIIMLGIITITLFLQFDFIYAFIIEKFDPIKIIFGLLGLAVLVFVFTRFIKKSQSGIGLKIKNFTNGLIEGGLSIFKMEKKWSYIAHTFFIWGMYVLMFYVTSLAIPELEGITAGAILIGFIAASFSIAATNGGIGSYPLAIYGAFAIFGIPESPSIAFGWIMWASQTLMIIVFGGLSLIYLPIYNRSRNN from the coding sequence TTGAATTCTAAAATAAAGCGCATACTAAAAATCATACTCCCACTTTTTTTGGGAGTTTTTTTAGTCTGGTATTCCTTGTCTAAAGTATCCATAGAAGAACTTCTGGTTTATTTAAAACAATCTAATTATTGGTGGATTATTTTAGGAATGTTTTTAGGGTTACTCAGTCACCTATCTAGAGCGTATAGATGGCGCTTTCAACTAGAGCCAATGGGGCATAACATAAAGTTGGGTAATAGTATTATGGCTGTTTTTGCTACTTACCTAATCAATTATACAATTCCTAGAGCAGGTGAAGTAGCTAGAGCTTCAATATTAACTAATTATGAAAACGTGCCATTCGAAAAAGGTTTTGGTACCATTGTAGCAGAAAGGATTGCCGATTTAATTATTATGCTCGGCATTATAACCATAACACTCTTTTTACAGTTCGATTTCATTTATGCATTTATAATTGAAAAGTTTGACCCTATTAAAATAATTTTTGGTCTGTTAGGTTTGGCTGTTTTGGTGTTTGTGTTTACAAGATTCATTAAAAAAAGTCAATCAGGCATAGGTTTAAAAATCAAGAATTTTACGAATGGCTTAATTGAAGGCGGACTAAGCATTTTTAAAATGGAAAAGAAATGGTCATACATTGCGCATACGTTTTTTATTTGGGGAATGTATGTACTCATGTTTTATGTAACGTCGTTAGCAATTCCAGAGTTAGAGGGTATTACAGCTGGAGCAATTCTTATAGGGTTTATCGCTGCTAGTTTTAGTATCGCTGCAACAAATGGCGGTATTGGTTCCTATCCCTTAGCTATTTATGGTGCCTTTGCTATTTTTGGTATTCCAGAAAGCCCAAGTATTGCGTTTGGTTGGATTATGTGGGCTTCCCAAACGCTTATGATTATTGTTTTTGGAGGACTTTCTTTAATTTATCTTCCTATTTATAACAGAAGTCGAAATAACTAA
- a CDS encoding alpha/beta hydrolase, with protein sequence MRIICSVFLLLIAFSGSEAQVKYENFPSSILGEERQIKIQLPRGYESNLEKTYPLFIVFDGDYLFEAVAGNADYYSYWEDMPEAIVVGINQIDKRYDDCLYSEQNSLPIETGASFFEFVGSELISHIEKNYRVADFRIAVGHGETANFINYYLLKANPIFKAYIVISPELAPHMLDYLPERLSEIESKIFYCLAQTKNDSKSITQMTEALHADISTIENETFTYNFKSFEGPSHYSVPAHALPSAFESIFKVFQPISRQEYKETILELEGSPVEYLVKKYTTINELFGIQKGILINDFKAIAAAIEKTDQYQYYEELGKMARKEYPEALLGSYYLARFYEEAGEPKKAMRTYQSAYLLDEIAGLTKDLMLERADDIKRDFGY encoded by the coding sequence ATGAGGATAATTTGTTCCGTTTTTTTGCTTTTGATTGCTTTCTCTGGTTCAGAAGCACAGGTTAAATATGAAAATTTCCCATCTTCAATTTTAGGTGAAGAACGACAGATTAAGATTCAACTACCTCGAGGATACGAATCTAACTTAGAAAAAACATACCCGTTATTTATCGTTTTTGATGGCGATTACCTGTTTGAGGCCGTTGCCGGGAATGCAGATTATTATTCCTATTGGGAAGACATGCCAGAGGCAATAGTAGTGGGTATAAACCAGATTGATAAACGCTACGACGATTGTTTATACTCAGAGCAAAATTCCTTGCCCATTGAGACAGGAGCTAGTTTTTTTGAGTTCGTTGGCTCAGAACTAATATCTCATATCGAAAAGAATTATAGAGTAGCAGATTTTAGGATAGCTGTTGGCCATGGAGAAACAGCGAACTTTATAAATTATTATTTATTGAAGGCTAACCCAATTTTTAAGGCCTACATAGTTATTAGTCCTGAGTTGGCACCCCATATGCTGGATTATCTCCCGGAAAGGTTAAGTGAAATTGAGTCAAAAATATTTTATTGTTTAGCGCAAACCAAAAACGATTCGAAATCTATCACCCAGATGACCGAGGCCTTACATGCCGATATTTCTACAATAGAAAACGAGACATTTACTTATAATTTTAAGAGTTTTGAAGGGCCATCTCATTATTCTGTACCAGCACATGCGTTACCTAGTGCTTTTGAAAGTATCTTCAAGGTTTTTCAGCCTATTTCAAGACAGGAATATAAAGAAACCATTTTGGAATTAGAAGGTTCTCCCGTCGAGTACTTAGTTAAAAAATATACTACCATAAATGAACTTTTTGGAATACAGAAAGGCATATTAATTAACGATTTTAAAGCCATTGCTGCAGCCATTGAGAAAACAGATCAATATCAGTATTACGAAGAATTAGGTAAAATGGCTAGAAAAGAATATCCAGAAGCACTTTTAGGGAGTTATTATTTGGCTAGATTTTATGAAGAGGCAGGGGAACCTAAAAAAGCTATGCGAACTTATCAATCGGCTTATTTGCTGGATGAAATCGCTGGGCTAACCAAAGACTTAATGTTAGAAAGAGCCGATGATATTAAACGAGATTTTGGATATTAA
- a CDS encoding glycogen/starch synthase: MKDKRILYVSSEVVPYLPETEISSMSFEAPRLVNQQGGQIRIFMPRYGNINERRHQLHEVIRLSGINLVINDLDMPLIIKVASIPKERIQVYFIDNDEYFKRKATLTDEDGELFSDNDERAIFFAKGVIETVKKLNWSPDVIHVHGWLASLLPVYLKEYYKDEPLFNESKIITSVYNQSFNNTLNKDMVNKVKFDNINDDAIKVLEEPTYNNLMKIAVDYSDALIIGSEDISEDLETYIKASEKPILEYQNRDEFGEAYTTFVNDAVLS, from the coding sequence ATGAAAGATAAGAGGATATTGTATGTATCATCTGAAGTAGTTCCTTATTTACCTGAAACCGAAATTTCTTCAATGTCGTTCGAAGCACCAAGACTTGTAAATCAACAAGGTGGACAGATTAGGATTTTCATGCCAAGATATGGAAATATAAACGAAAGAAGACACCAATTACATGAAGTTATAAGACTCTCGGGAATTAACTTAGTTATAAACGATTTAGATATGCCACTCATTATTAAGGTGGCATCTATTCCAAAAGAACGCATACAAGTTTACTTCATAGACAACGACGAATATTTTAAAAGAAAAGCTACACTTACAGATGAAGATGGCGAATTGTTTTCTGATAATGATGAGCGTGCTATTTTCTTTGCCAAAGGCGTTATAGAAACTGTTAAGAAATTAAATTGGTCACCAGATGTAATACATGTACATGGTTGGTTAGCCTCGTTATTACCGGTGTATTTAAAAGAATACTATAAAGACGAACCTCTGTTCAACGAGAGTAAAATTATTACTTCGGTCTACAATCAAAGTTTTAACAATACTTTAAATAAAGACATGGTTAATAAAGTTAAATTTGACAACATTAACGATGATGCGATTAAAGTATTAGAAGAGCCTACATACAATAATTTAATGAAGATTGCTGTTGATTATTCAGACGCTCTTATTATAGGATCTGAAGATATATCTGAAGATTTGGAAACCTACATAAAAGCATCTGAAAAGCCTATTTTGGAATATCAAAACAGAGATGAATTTGGTGAAGCTTATACAACATTTGTTAATGATGCCGTTTTAAGCTAA
- a CDS encoding DUF4270 domain-containing protein — MKKTTKALRKPVAILILMMSFVACDKDFYEIDSAVLGKDNANFVIDSLFPKIVSYNKKLDAVQINNLPANLLGYFNDPEFGATSASIVAQVSPTSFPTSTRPNVFGDNPVLDSVVLSIPYFSRIANQGSVGFAEYELDSIYGDQEAPIKLSVYQNNYFLRNINPDNLNASQSYFSNANTASTDNLALTNSSQINFDDFRGDLLSETTFKPDSTAVITVVAADTTRSVPAIRIKLDSTFWQNTLISKNGQPELSNANNFNNFFRGLYMKAEAVNANGSLMMLNLASADAKVTLHYTRDIIGGNTGRVQDTYTLNFSGNRLNAFINDFSRTLNNGNQSEGDDKLFLKGMEGSMAVVDLFPTPEDLDNFIDDFRIPNGNNTFLQEETTGDFILNKLINEAYLLVYEDETSTITPVDTTYHRFDRIYAYDIKNNIPTIDYLIDPSENSGQPFFSKVLHLGQRLKDNNGSYKYKIRLTEHLNNILQKDSTNTKIGLVLSSNVNIVRNSEILNSTDDITQVPSVSVITPRGTILHGSNSSATEKRMVLKLFTTEPEQVNP; from the coding sequence ATGAAAAAGACCACAAAAGCTCTAAGAAAGCCTGTTGCCATTCTTATACTTATGATGTCTTTTGTTGCTTGCGACAAAGACTTTTACGAAATCGATAGTGCTGTACTAGGCAAAGACAATGCTAATTTTGTTATTGATTCACTGTTTCCAAAAATAGTGTCTTACAATAAAAAATTAGATGCCGTACAAATCAATAATTTACCTGCTAATTTACTCGGTTACTTTAACGACCCTGAATTTGGTGCTACTTCGGCAAGTATTGTAGCTCAGGTTAGCCCAACATCATTCCCCACTTCTACCAGGCCAAATGTATTTGGAGATAATCCTGTTTTAGATTCGGTCGTCTTGAGTATCCCATATTTTAGTAGAATTGCTAACCAAGGTTCTGTAGGTTTTGCAGAGTACGAGTTAGATTCGATTTATGGAGACCAAGAGGCTCCTATCAAACTATCAGTCTATCAGAACAATTACTTTCTAAGAAATATTAACCCCGATAATTTAAATGCTAGTCAGAGTTATTTTTCAAACGCAAATACTGCCTCTACAGATAATTTGGCTCTTACCAACAGCTCTCAAATAAACTTTGATGACTTTAGGGGAGACTTATTGAGTGAAACTACTTTTAAACCTGACAGTACAGCGGTAATAACTGTTGTAGCTGCAGATACAACAAGGTCTGTACCAGCAATAAGAATTAAACTCGACAGTACATTTTGGCAAAACACCTTGATTAGCAAAAATGGGCAACCAGAATTAAGCAACGCCAACAATTTTAACAACTTCTTTAGAGGTTTGTATATGAAGGCAGAAGCAGTGAACGCCAATGGCAGTTTAATGATGTTGAACCTGGCCTCCGCAGATGCCAAGGTTACACTTCACTATACCAGAGATATCATAGGTGGAAATACAGGTAGAGTTCAGGATACTTACACCTTAAATTTTTCTGGTAATAGACTGAATGCATTTATCAATGACTTTAGTAGGACACTCAATAATGGCAATCAAAGTGAAGGAGATGATAAATTGTTCTTAAAGGGTATGGAAGGCTCTATGGCTGTGGTAGACTTATTTCCAACACCCGAAGATTTGGATAATTTTATAGACGATTTTAGAATTCCTAATGGGAATAACACTTTTTTACAAGAAGAAACCACTGGAGACTTTATCCTTAACAAACTTATAAACGAAGCTTACTTATTAGTTTACGAAGACGAAACTTCAACCATAACACCTGTAGACACTACATACCATAGGTTCGACAGAATTTATGCTTACGATATAAAAAACAACATCCCAACCATAGATTACTTAATTGACCCTTCTGAAAATTCCGGACAACCCTTTTTTTCAAAAGTACTTCATTTAGGACAAAGATTAAAAGACAACAATGGAAGCTACAAGTATAAAATAAGGCTTACCGAACATCTTAATAACATTTTACAAAAAGATTCAACGAATACTAAAATAGGTCTAGTACTTTCTAGTAATGTAAATATTGTAAGGAACTCCGAAATACTTAATAGTACCGATGATATTACTCAAGTTCCTTCAGTATCCGTAATTACACCAAGAGGAACAATTTTACATGGAAGCAATAGTTCTGCAACAGAAAAAAGAATGGTTCTAAAACTGTTTACTACTGAACCTGAGCAAGTTAATCCATAG
- the glmS gene encoding glutamine--fructose-6-phosphate transaminase (isomerizing), producing the protein MCGIVGYLGHREAYPIIVEGLKRLEYRGYDSAGIALFDGTDLKVSKTKGKVADLEEISDKEITKHGNVGIGHTRWATHGVPNDVNSHPHVSNSGDLVIIHNGIIENYDSLKQELIARGYTFKSDTDTEVLINLIEDVKKQENIKLGKAVQIALNQVIGAYAITVFDKNKPEEIVVARLGSPLAIGIGEDEFFIASDASPFIEYTKDAIYLEDEEMAIIRFHRGIKIRKIKDDTLVDPYIQKLQLNLEQIEKGGYDHFMLKEIYEQPKAITDTYRGRLLRNEAIIKMAGIEDNMKKFLNANRIIIVACGTSWHAGLVAEYIFEDLARIPVEVEYASEFRYRNPVITENDVLIAVSQSGETADTLAAIKLAKSKGAFVFGVCNVVGSSIARETDAGAYTHAGPEIGVASTKAFTTQITVLTLMALRLSRAKGTISSSDYRRYLLELELIPNKVEKALESDAHIKIISDIYKDATNCLYLGRGYNFPVALEGALKLKEISYIHAEGYPAAEMKHGPIALIDENMPVIVIATKKGHYEKVVSNIQEIKSRKGKIIAVVTEGDVQVKELADHVIEVPETLEPFSPLLTTIPLQLLSYHIAVLLGKNVDQPRNLAKSVTVE; encoded by the coding sequence ATGTGTGGCATAGTTGGATACTTAGGACACAGAGAAGCTTACCCAATAATTGTTGAAGGCCTTAAACGTTTAGAATACAGAGGCTATGATAGTGCCGGAATCGCTCTTTTTGACGGTACCGATCTTAAAGTTTCTAAAACTAAAGGTAAAGTTGCAGATCTTGAAGAAATATCAGATAAAGAAATCACCAAACACGGGAATGTTGGTATTGGTCATACACGCTGGGCTACTCATGGAGTTCCAAATGATGTAAACTCACATCCCCACGTTTCCAACTCTGGTGATTTAGTAATTATCCATAACGGTATCATAGAAAACTACGACTCCCTGAAGCAAGAGTTAATTGCTCGAGGATACACCTTCAAATCAGACACAGATACCGAAGTATTAATAAACTTAATAGAAGACGTAAAGAAACAAGAAAACATAAAGCTTGGAAAGGCTGTACAGATAGCTCTAAACCAAGTCATTGGAGCTTATGCAATTACTGTTTTCGATAAAAACAAACCAGAGGAAATTGTTGTTGCCAGATTAGGAAGTCCGTTAGCCATTGGTATTGGTGAAGATGAGTTTTTTATAGCTAGTGATGCTTCTCCTTTTATAGAATACACCAAAGATGCTATTTATTTAGAGGATGAAGAAATGGCTATAATTAGATTCCACAGAGGCATTAAAATCAGAAAGATAAAAGACGACACCTTAGTAGACCCATACATACAAAAGCTTCAATTAAATCTTGAGCAAATAGAAAAAGGAGGTTATGACCACTTTATGCTCAAAGAAATATACGAACAGCCCAAAGCAATCACAGATACATACAGAGGTAGGCTTTTACGTAACGAGGCCATAATTAAAATGGCAGGTATTGAGGACAACATGAAAAAATTCCTAAATGCCAACAGAATAATTATTGTTGCTTGTGGAACTTCATGGCATGCTGGTTTAGTTGCAGAATATATTTTTGAAGATTTAGCCAGAATTCCTGTAGAGGTGGAATATGCTTCCGAATTTAGGTATAGAAATCCTGTTATTACCGAGAATGATGTTTTAATTGCCGTTTCTCAATCTGGAGAAACTGCAGATACTTTAGCCGCAATTAAACTTGCCAAATCTAAAGGTGCTTTCGTATTTGGTGTTTGTAACGTAGTTGGATCTTCTATCGCAAGAGAAACAGATGCAGGAGCTTACACTCATGCTGGTCCAGAAATTGGTGTAGCTTCAACAAAAGCGTTTACAACACAAATTACCGTTTTAACTTTAATGGCGCTTAGACTATCCAGAGCAAAGGGAACCATAAGTAGCTCCGATTACCGCCGCTATTTGTTAGAGTTAGAACTTATTCCTAATAAAGTAGAAAAAGCTCTGGAATCTGATGCTCATATTAAAATAATATCAGACATATATAAAGATGCTACAAATTGTTTGTATTTAGGAAGAGGCTATAATTTCCCCGTTGCATTAGAAGGTGCCCTAAAACTCAAGGAGATATCTTACATCCACGCAGAGGGTTATCCTGCTGCAGAAATGAAGCATGGCCCTATTGCTCTAATTGACGAGAATATGCCTGTAATTGTTATTGCAACTAAAAAAGGACACTACGAAAAAGTAGTTAGTAATATTCAAGAAATCAAATCAAGAAAAGGAAAAATAATTGCCGTAGTTACAGAAGGAGACGTACAAGTTAAAGAACTGGCCGATCATGTGATAGAAGTGCCTGAAACGTTAGAACCTTTCTCTCCATTATTAACTACTATTCCTCTACAATTACTATCGTATCACATAGCTGTATTGCTTGGTAAAAATGTAGACCAACCAAGAAACTTAGCCAAGTCTGTTACAGTAGAATAA
- the radA gene encoding DNA repair protein RadA has product MAKVKTTFYCQNCGAQYAKWQGQCNACKEWNTIAEEVIQKPEKNDWKVGEVSTKRVSKPLKINEIDGTSDLRIATYNKEFDRVLGGGIVPGSLTLLGGEPGIGKSTLLLQIALKLPYKTLYISGEESQKQIKMRAERINPNNNSCYILTETKTQNIFRQIETLEPDIVVVDSIQTLHSDYVESSAGSISQIKECTTELIKFAKETATPVILIGHITKDGHIAGPKILEHMVDTVLQFEGDRNHVFRVLRANKNRFGSTNELGIYEMQGTGLREVSNPSEVLISRKDEELSGNAISATLEGMRPLMIEVQALVSTAVYGTPQRSATGFNAKRLNMLLAVLEKRAGFRLGAKDVFLNITGGITVDDPAIDLAVVAAILSSNEDVALQRDFCFAAEIGLSGEVRPVQRVEQRILEAEKLGFSTIFVSKYNKITLSNTKIKIQLISKIEDLVDLIV; this is encoded by the coding sequence ATGGCTAAAGTAAAAACGACGTTTTATTGTCAGAACTGTGGTGCTCAATATGCCAAATGGCAGGGGCAATGCAATGCGTGTAAGGAGTGGAATACCATTGCAGAGGAAGTCATTCAAAAACCAGAAAAAAATGATTGGAAAGTAGGTGAAGTATCTACCAAGCGGGTTTCAAAGCCATTAAAAATTAATGAAATAGATGGCACGAGCGATTTAAGAATAGCAACCTACAATAAGGAATTTGATCGCGTTTTAGGGGGAGGTATCGTTCCTGGGTCGCTTACACTTTTAGGTGGAGAGCCGGGAATAGGAAAGAGCACTTTATTATTACAGATAGCATTGAAACTACCTTATAAGACACTTTACATTTCAGGGGAAGAAAGCCAAAAACAAATAAAAATGCGTGCAGAGCGCATTAACCCTAATAACAACAGTTGTTATATTCTAACAGAGACTAAAACACAAAATATCTTCAGGCAAATAGAAACCCTTGAACCAGATATTGTGGTGGTAGACTCCATTCAAACCTTGCATAGCGATTATGTGGAATCCTCGGCCGGAAGTATCTCTCAAATTAAGGAGTGTACTACAGAACTTATAAAATTCGCTAAGGAAACGGCAACCCCAGTAATTCTTATAGGGCATATAACTAAAGATGGACACATAGCTGGTCCTAAAATATTGGAGCATATGGTAGATACGGTACTTCAGTTTGAAGGTGATCGTAATCATGTGTTTCGAGTTTTAAGAGCTAACAAAAATAGGTTTGGGTCTACCAACGAATTAGGCATTTATGAGATGCAAGGCACAGGTTTACGTGAAGTATCTAACCCCTCCGAAGTCTTAATTTCAAGAAAAGACGAAGAGCTTTCCGGTAACGCCATCTCTGCTACCCTTGAGGGTATGCGTCCATTAATGATAGAGGTACAAGCCCTAGTTAGCACTGCTGTTTACGGAACACCGCAACGTTCTGCTACAGGCTTTAATGCAAAGAGACTCAATATGTTATTGGCAGTTTTAGAAAAGCGGGCTGGTTTTAGATTAGGAGCTAAAGATGTCTTCTTAAACATTACCGGAGGTATTACGGTAGATGATCCTGCTATAGATTTGGCTGTGGTTGCCGCCATTTTATCTTCAAATGAAGACGTTGCTTTACAACGCGATTTCTGTTTTGCAGCAGAAATAGGGCTTTCCGGAGAAGTTAGACCTGTACAGCGTGTAGAACAGCGTATTTTAGAGGCCGAAAAGCTGGGTTTTTCAACAATTTTTGTTTCTAAATACAACAAAATTACCCTGAGTAACACTAAAATTAAGATTCAGCTCATTTCTAAGATTGAAGATTTAGTAGATTTAATAGTTTGA